Proteins found in one Nerophis ophidion isolate RoL-2023_Sa linkage group LG21, RoL_Noph_v1.0, whole genome shotgun sequence genomic segment:
- the ldlrad4b gene encoding low-density lipoprotein receptor class A domain-containing protein 4b isoform X2, protein MTVMVLLIICLLNHHKISTFVTTQTQAGGPDRFLQQDGCLWPSDCNSRQGVSEVLYAPQARDGFTASAFVHRDRFSRFQPTYPFLQHQINLPPTISLSDGEEPPPYQGPCTLQLRDPEQQMELNRESVRAPPNRTIYDSDLIDRGGEGSGGAGGPRPPSCNSGISVANSSSHRRLEGPPPPYSEVISQYSSLTFFLHQQSNNQRMGEFGGPKSRTIQQQNLPESTTVPAQWKGRHPGYPV, encoded by the exons ATGACAGTGATGGTGCTGCTCATCATCTGCTTGCTAAACCACCACAAGATCTCCACCTTCGTGACCACGCAGACTCAGGCTGGCGGGCCAGACCGCTTCCTGCAGCAg GACGGATGTCTGTGGCCGTCAGACTGCAACTCTCGACAAGGAGTCTCAGAG GTTTTATATGCTCCCCAAGCCAGGGATGGCTTCACCGCTTCTGCCTTCGTGCACCGTGACCGCTTCAGCCGCTTTCAGCCAACCTACCCATTCCTGCAACACCAGATTAACCTGCCGCCCACCATCTCGCTGTCGGACGGCGAGGAGCCACCACCGTACCAGGGACCCTGCACCTTGCAGCTTCGCGACCCTGAACAGCAGATGGAACTCAACCGCGAATCAGTCAGGGCGCCACCTAACCGGACCATCTACGACAGCGACTTGATCGACAGGGGTGGTGAAGGCTCGGGCGGTGCGGGCGGTCCGAGGCCGCCAAGCTGCAACTCTGGCATTAGTGTGGCCAACTCCAGCAGCCACAGGCGATTGGAGGGGCCCCCGCCCCCATACAGCGAGGTGATTAGCCAATACTCTAGCTTGACTTTTTTTCTACACCAGCAAAGCAATAACCAGAGGATGGGAGAGTTTGGGGGGCCTAAGAGCAGGACAATCCAGCAGCAGAACCTGCCAGAAAGCACAACAGTGCCTGCCCAGTGGAAGGGCCGCCACCCTGGGTACCCAGTGTGA